A region from the Salvelinus fontinalis isolate EN_2023a chromosome 23, ASM2944872v1, whole genome shotgun sequence genome encodes:
- the LOC129820691 gene encoding interferon alpha/beta receptor 1a, translating into MNVGFALVLLWSLPITNVLAELPQPQNLTLLTLNTQYVLTWDWDQTTTGNAVTFTAEYMAKMKKKKNWSRVCERTTHTRCDLTGSDLHYLGMYVLRVRASADGVNSHWVYKDFCPDIDASLGPPSRVELAPVKNLLDVTISDPLTSTQGSMKEHVPFLDYRILYWSRSDDPQGLKPKVVDSSNNLVTLPELEAWTWYCVMIQSRYDYYNKTSSYTEPQCRQTEGDTPYWQIFLYFLVSMMLCFLLVLLPSYAFFRFYRVLKNTFYPSIQLPAHIQEYLCDSSPGSDMPRLLTADSEAELCCDKLTICPEVLLLDIHVPPPLTAPPSELEQDSGRHIRQDSGDSGIYSTEGGSAQQGRSGGEPIRRDQEVDSWQTLEQVKMEAMGRESADERDLDEGVVDVCV; encoded by the exons ATGAACGTGGGCTTTGCACTcgttctcctctggtctctcccaATAACCAATG TGCTTGCAGAGCTGCCACAACCTCAGAACCTGACTCTGCTCACCCTGAACACACAGTACGTACTGACGTGGGACTGGGACCAGACGACCACAGGCAACGCTGTTACCTTCACTGCAGAGTACATGGC gaagatgaagaagaagaagaactggAGCCGTGTGTGTGAAAGGACCACACACACCCGCTGTGACCTCACAGGTTCTGATCTGCACTACCTGGGAATGTACGTGCTCCGAGTCCGAGCCAGCGCAGACGGAGTCAACTCACACTGGGTCTACAAGGACTTCTGCCCTGATATAGATg CTTCTTTGGGCCCACCGTCCAGGGTGGAGCTGGCTCCTGTGAAGAACCTGCTGGATGTGACCATCTCTGATCCCCTGACCAGCACCCAGGGCTCCATGAAGGAACACGTCCCCTTCCTGGACTACCGCATCCTGTACTGGAGCCGCTCTGATGACCCTCAG GGTCTGAAGCCTAAAGTGGTGGACTCTAGCAATAACCTGGTGACGCTGCCTGAGCTGGAGGCCTGGACGTGGTACTGTGTCATGATCCAGTCTCGCTATGACTACTACAACAAGACTAGCAGCTACACAGAACCCCAGTGCAGGCAGACAGAGG GTGACACCCCGTACTGGCAGATCTTCCTATACTTCCTGGTCTCCATGATGCTGTGTTTCCTGCTCGTGTTGCTTCCCTCCTACGCCTTCTTCAGGTTCTACAGAGTCCTCAAAAACACCTTTTACCCCTCTATCCAGCTGCCTGCACACATCCAGGAG TACCTCTGTGACTCCTCCCCCGGCTCCGACATGCCCCGCCTCCTCACTGCTGATTCAGAGGCGGAGCTGTGCTGTGATAAGCTGACCATCTGTCCTGAGGTGTTGCTCCTGGACATacatgtccctcctcctctcacagcGCCCCCCTCAGAGCTGGAGCAGGACAGCGGCAGGCACATCCGCCAGGACAGCGGAGACTCTGGGATCTACTCCACAGAGGGAGGCTCCGCCCAGCAGGGTCGTAGTGGTGGGGAGCCAATCAGGAGAGACCAGGAAGTGGACTCCTGGCAGACACTGGAGCAGGTCAAGATGGAGGCGATGGGGAGAGAGTCGGCCGACGAAAGAGATCTGGACGAGGGGGTTGTGGATGTGTGCGTCTGA